A window of Nicotiana tabacum cultivar K326 chromosome 24, ASM71507v2, whole genome shotgun sequence contains these coding sequences:
- the LOC107770411 gene encoding protein DETOXIFICATION 24, with protein MDNGMEARLLDSQIEKVDDLKGRIYDESKKIWRVALPGVLSRVASFGSIVVTQSFIGHISELDLAAYALVQTLTVRFVNGILIGMSSATETLCGQAYGAGQYHMMGIYLQRSWIVDFITLTVLLPFFIFATAIFKLLGENGSIAEASGYVSFWFIPFVYNFVFSLTIQMFLQAQQKNMIIAWLSIAQFVIHIPLSWLLVIKLNYGVPGAMIALSISSWFVVVGEFVYILGGWCPNTWKGFSSAALKDILPVVKLSISSGIMVCLELWYNAVLVLLAGYMKNAEVAISAFSICLNINGWEFMISLGFLGAACVRVANELGKGDAKATKFSIKVLVGTSLIIGLFFWILCLIFGSKLGYLFSNEKAVADSVADLSTLLAFSILLNSIYPVLSGVAVGAGLQSTVAIINLCCFYLIGVPIGALLGYVAHLQVKGIWIGMICGVVTQSAALCYMTWKTDWDEEVSKAKQRLNRWYLKSPEESNQNDQA; from the exons ATGGATAATGGTATGGAAGCGAGGCTACTTGATTCACAAATAGAAAAGGTCGATGACTTAAAAGGGAGAATCTACGACGAGTCTAAGAAGATATGGAGAGTTGCATTACCAGGAGTACTATCAAGAGTAGCTTCATTTGGAAGTATAGTTGTCACACAATCATTCATTGGACACATTAGTGAATTAGATCTTGCTGCTTATGCACTCGTACAAACTCTTACAGTCCGATTCGTCAATGGTATACTG ATTGGAATGTCAAGCGCGACAGAAACGCTTTGTGGGCAAGCATATGGAGCAGGGCAGTATCATATGATGGGAATCTACTTGCAAAGATCATGGATTGTTGATTTCATTACATTGACCGTCTTGCTTCCGTTTTTTATCTTTGCCACTGCAATATTTAAGCTACTCGGTGAGAATGGATCAATTGCGGAAGCTTCTGGATACGTTTCCTTCTGGTTCATTCCCTTTGTCTACAACTTCGTATTTAGCTTGACGATCCAGATGTTCCTTCAAGCACAACAGAAGAACATGATTATTGCTTGGCTATCTATAGCACAGTTTGTAATCCACATTCCATTGTCTTGGCTACTGGTTATCAAGCTAAACTATGGAGTCCCTGGTGCCATGATTGCGTTGAGCATATCATCGTGGTTTGTAGTGGTCGGGGAGTTTGTGTACATCTTAGGAGGTTGGTGCCCTAACACATGGAAAGGATTCTCTTCAGCAGCGTTGAAAGATATACTACCTGTCGTGAAGCTTTCAATATCCTCCGGTATCATGGTTTG CTTGGAGCTATGGTACAATGCTGTTCTCGTCCTGCTCGCAGGATATATGAAGAACGCCGAAGTTGCTATATCTGCCTTCTCTATCTG CCTCAATATCAACGGATGGGAGTTTATGATAAGCCTTGGCTTTCTTGGAGCTGCTTG TGTCCGGGTTGCAAATGAACTCGGGAAAGGAGACGCTAAGGCTACAAAATTCTCCATTAAAGTCTTAGTGGGCACATCACTTATAATTGGATTGTTCTTCTGGATTCTGTGCTTGATCTTTGGCAGCAAGCTTGGTTACTTATTCAGCAATGAGAAGGCGGTAGCTGACAGCGTCGCAGACCTTTCTACTTTACTCGCCTTTTCAATTTTGCTCAACAGCATTTATCCTGTACTATCTG GTGTGGCAGTAGGAGCAGGTTTACAAAGCACAGTTGCAATCATAAATCTGTGTTGCTTCTATTTGATTGGAGTACCTATTGGAGCTTTGCTTGGATATGTGGCTCATCTTCAAGTTAAG GGTATATGGATTGGAATGATATGTGGAGTAGTTACTCAATCAGCTGCATTATGCTACATGACATGGAAAACAGATTGGGATGAAGAg GTATCGAAGGCCAAACAACGACTCAATCGATGGTACTTGAAATCTCCTGAAGAGTCTAATCAAAATGATCAAGCTTGA